From the Hemicordylus capensis ecotype Gifberg chromosome 1, rHemCap1.1.pri, whole genome shotgun sequence genome, the window AAGTGTCATGCTACTGTTTCTTCAAAGCTGCAGATCTTAAATTTGCAGGCCTGGCCAGACATGAGATCATTGTGTACACAACCTGTTGTGTAACAAGGATCTTGGCAGCTCAAATCTAGAAAGAACCCATTCTTAATCATTTCATTTCCTGATTTCTCTCTTAGCATCCCAAATCTTGGTgcaacaaattaaattaaaattgcaGATGCTTGTTGGAATGTATGTGTTTCCTATTAACCTTGATTGCTTTGACCTGAATTCTACAGAGTTGCAAGTGGGGCACAGCTTGGCCTGGCAGATTGCTTATGGTGATAGTGTTTAGGCCCAGCTTGCTACTATTAGGGCAACATTGCTATGGGCTGCTCGTTGAATCTTCTTTAATTCTTAGTGCAAAAATCTTTAGTTGTTCCTGTAATGGGCCCTGAGGCCAGAAACCTTTGGATGGAAAAGTTTTGTATTGGAGCATTTGGTGCAGTCTTAAGAATATTGCTGTGATCAGCTGTGGAcccactactttttaaaaaatgtttgctttTTCAAGCACCCACAAACTTAACTTTTGATCTCCACTGAAGAAATATACTTTACCACCAGGAGTCTTAAAATTCATTACATAGGTGGAGTTTAACCTAGTGAAACAAGTGTGGGAGTTATGATCATTTCAAGTTCTACCAGTTATGTTGGTGAAACCACTGGGCAAGTAGCATTTTGCTCACAATGGATAGCTGTTCATAGATCTCCCCCGAGCCTGTTTACAGAAGGAATAATCTGCCTTGATACAATGGCTGGTCCAAATTGGCAGtccctccagtacagcatttCAGTGCAAGAACAATTGCTCATGTCAAAGCTAGATCAGTGCTTATCAAAACTTTTAATATCACCCCAGTTGCATACTCTATCTAGATAAAAAATGGTAGCACAGCTCATATAGATTTGTAAAGTAGTGTTTGTTTAATAAAATCCAAACATAGAATAGCAACAGTTAAACTCTAATTTTAGCATAACAAAGGCTGTAGACATTGCATTTGATTTCTTATGATAGATGccactcattttaaaagaagcCCCACTGCCATGCCAAATATATGAACTGCTTCAGATGTCTTTGCCATGATTTTTCTATGCAAtaatcagctttgactgattatACATAGTTGTTCTATAGAGTGAAACTGTATACtgaagtttggttttttaaatttctcaGTTCCTTAGCATACAGGCTATATGCGTAGTAGCTAAGGCTCATTGTGAACCTTAAAGTCCTTGGTTCAGACCTTGCCTCTGCTGTAAACTCATTGGCTGGCCATAGGCAAACCACCCTCCCTCATCTGCAGCATGGGAATAACCACTTTACAGGGTGGTTATAAGAAATACTGTGAATGTATGTGAAGTTCTTCAAACactctaaagcagtggttcccaaactgggagcctccaggtgttgctgaattaTAGCTCCAATTATCCCCAGCCACGATATTTTGTAGCTgggtctgatgggagttgtagttcagcaacatttggaggctccctgTTTGGGAACCAATGCTCTAAAGTACTGGCCTTCAGCTGGAAAATTGGGGCCCACTCAAGGTGGGTCATGCCAGCATCACCACTAtcattctcccacccccaccctgccattgGCTTATGGTTTTTTTAAGAGCAGAAAAGAAATGATGGGTGCATATGTATTATAAAGTGATTAAGGTGGGTCTCATGTTAAGGCTGGAGTTAAAGGTAAGTCCTAAATCTGAAGAGGTTGATTCCTTCTGCTCTAAAATAAAGGCTAAATATTTTGTATGGCATAGGCTCTAGAAATCATTTATTTGAGTGCTTTAAGAAGCAATTATATATGATGCAGTATAGTTGGTGTATACCAGAGGCTCCAAAATTCTACACAGGGGATTGCTTTCCCTAATTGGCTTTGGCTTTGTCGATTTTATTCTCTCATTATTACTAGCGGACTGCCTGCCAGTCCACCTATAAGGCTGATATACAGACTTCCTACttgtgtaatttatttatttatatattttaatttatattttacatCAATGTTCTCTTCTTTGCAGGTGATATGAAAGACAGGGAAGTGAACCTACAGCCAAATGGAAATATTAGCGATGATTCTCTAGAAATGGAGGTTGAAGTAGACTCTAGTGCCCAGCTCAACATGCGTGGAGTATTCCTTCATGTTCTTGGAGATGCCTTGGGTTCAGTTGTTGTTGTGGTGAATGCCTTGATATTCTATTCTTACTGGACTCCATGCCCCAAGGATGGGCCTTGTCATAATCCATGTATCAATGACCACTGTGAGGGAAATAGTTCTCAAAATTTTGGCAATATGAATGCAACTGAATTGGAGACAATTCCTCAAGCTGGTCCCTGCTGGGTTTTGTATCTCGATCCTGCATTGTGTCTGATAATGGTTTTCATCCTGCTCTACACAACTTATCCGCTGCTTAAAGAATCCGCCCTTATCCTTTTGCAAACTGTTCCCAAGCAAATTGATATTCGCTCTTTAAGCGAGAAACTCCGTAAACTGGAAGGAGTGGAAGCTATCCACGAATTGCATGTTTGGCAGCTGGCTGGAAGCAGGATCATTGGCTCCGCTCACATCAAGTGTCCAGACCCAGAATCGTACATGAAAGTGGCGAAGCACATTAAAGACATCTTTCACGATGAAGGGATACACGCAACAACCATTCAACCTGAATTTACTGTTATGGGTACTGATGTGAATGCTAGCAAATGTGAACTGCCCTGCAAAGTCCAGTGTGCTCTGAAGCAGTGTTGTGAGACTGTGGAAAAGGTTGCTGCAAAGAAGCCTGAAAAGGCAATTAGTATTTCTTGCTCTGAAATAGTCATTGGCTCTCCACACCACAAAGCCAGGAGGACTAAATCAGAGTGTATACCTGTTGTAAAGCTAGAGTCAGAACCTGACCCTAACAAACAATTTGAATCATCTTTGTAATTCCCAAAGTTGTGCTGAGTGGAATCCTGGATTCGATCACAGGttggttgtgagaagaaactaATTTTAAAGAGACAACTTGCAGAGTAATGTAACTGCTGAAGTCCCTGTTCTTGTCACATCTAATAAATCTCATCTGCCTGCTTGAAAGGATATCATT encodes:
- the SLC30A1 gene encoding proton-coupled zinc antiporter SLC30A1: MGVEDPGKPPAPGRGRGRRRRLMCMLALTFLFFVLEVVVSRVTASLAMLSDSFHMLSDVMALVVALVAVRFAQRTRATKKNTFGWVRAEVMGALVNAVFLTALCFTILLEAIERFTEPHEIQQPAVVIGVGVAGLLVNLLGLCLFHQHGGGGGHGHSHGGGGGHHRGKAERPPAGDPQKEEETNTLVENYSSSNGVSLEKLGDMKDREVNLQPNGNISDDSLEMEVEVDSSAQLNMRGVFLHVLGDALGSVVVVVNALIFYSYWTPCPKDGPCHNPCINDHCEGNSSQNFGNMNATELETIPQAGPCWVLYLDPALCLIMVFILLYTTYPLLKESALILLQTVPKQIDIRSLSEKLRKLEGVEAIHELHVWQLAGSRIIGSAHIKCPDPESYMKVAKHIKDIFHDEGIHATTIQPEFTVMGTDVNASKCELPCKVQCALKQCCETVEKVAAKKPEKAISISCSEIVIGSPHHKARRTKSECIPVVKLESEPDPNKQFESSL